From Gemmatimonadota bacterium, the proteins below share one genomic window:
- the sufC gene encoding Fe-S cluster assembly ATPase SufC → MLEIRDLHASVEGTKILKGVDLTVKAGEVHSIMGPNGSGKSTLAQVLAGRETYEVTGGQVRLGGEDILEMEPDVRAREGLFMAFQYPVEIPGVSNMEFLKTAYNSIRKHRGESELDAMDFLTRVREKLATVEMDEEFLRRSVNAGFSGGEKKRHEIFQMALLEPRLAVLDETDSGLDIDALRVVAGGVNSLRSGDNAIVLITHYQRLLDYIEPDFVHVLMDGRIVRSGGKELALKLEEHGYAWVAEEVAAGKGAAG, encoded by the coding sequence ATGCTGGAGATCCGCGATCTGCACGCGTCCGTGGAGGGCACGAAGATCCTGAAGGGAGTGGACCTGACCGTGAAGGCCGGGGAGGTTCACTCCATCATGGGGCCGAACGGTTCCGGGAAGAGCACGCTGGCACAGGTGCTTGCCGGGCGGGAGACCTACGAAGTCACCGGCGGGCAGGTTCGTCTGGGCGGAGAGGACATTCTGGAGATGGAGCCGGATGTCCGTGCGCGTGAAGGCCTCTTCATGGCGTTCCAGTATCCGGTCGAGATCCCCGGCGTCAGCAACATGGAGTTTCTGAAGACTGCGTACAACTCCATCCGGAAGCATCGCGGGGAGAGCGAACTCGACGCCATGGACTTCCTCACGCGGGTGCGTGAAAAACTGGCCACCGTGGAAATGGACGAGGAGTTTCTTCGTCGCTCGGTCAATGCCGGGTTCTCAGGCGGCGAGAAGAAGCGCCACGAGATTTTCCAGATGGCACTCTTGGAGCCTCGGCTTGCGGTTCTGGACGAGACGGACTCCGGGCTGGACATTGATGCGCTTCGTGTCGTGGCAGGCGGTGTGAACTCGCTTCGTTCCGGGGACAACGCGATCGTGCTGATCACTCACTACCAGCGACTCCTCGATTACATCGAGCCGGATTTCGTTCATGTTCTCATGGACGGGAGGATCGTGCGTTCCGGGGGGAAGGAACTGGCGTTGAAACTGGAAGAGCACGGCTATGCCTGGGTGGCGGAAGAGGTGGCCGCCGGGAAGGGAGCAGCCGGATGA
- the sufD gene encoding Fe-S cluster assembly protein SufD encodes MTVAERCPKSWLSAIGAQAEESAAPEWLRELRRRGAESFAAGGFPSASEEDWRFTDISTLVATPFRLAETPARIADPAALGVPGLSGARFVFVDGILAQGASRMGGLPAGFSARPFAEAAADPESGLAQHLGASLDARCDGFVALNTGLMNDGLHLRVDQGVRVADPVHILHVSTGKGAPTMSHPRHLIVAGAGASLTVVEEFVSEGGEKAFTNAATEIVAEAGSAVRHYRLVRENPQSFHLATLAARQFEDSLVEAHVALLGGALARCDIRPMLLGERCRTLVNGVGFGSGNQRHDLRVRVGHSRPHGESRQYYRSVLADRARSVFTGRIVVDEGAQKTDAVQTNRNLLLSEDAVARAHPQLEIFADDVKCTHGATIGELDAEAIFYLRSRGIPEAQARRLLVYSFAGEILDRMEVDPVRETLRALLESRVSEALDPGGDQ; translated from the coding sequence ATGACCGTGGCGGAACGATGCCCGAAGAGCTGGCTCTCGGCGATCGGCGCGCAGGCCGAAGAGAGCGCGGCTCCGGAGTGGCTTCGTGAATTGCGCAGGCGCGGCGCGGAGTCCTTCGCGGCCGGCGGGTTCCCGTCGGCCTCGGAGGAGGACTGGCGATTCACCGACATCTCGACGCTCGTGGCCACGCCCTTCCGTCTTGCGGAGACTCCCGCAAGAATCGCCGATCCTGCCGCGCTCGGCGTTCCCGGGCTTTCCGGGGCGCGCTTCGTGTTCGTGGACGGCATCCTTGCGCAAGGGGCGTCGCGCATGGGTGGACTGCCCGCGGGTTTCTCCGCGCGGCCTTTCGCGGAGGCGGCTGCCGATCCCGAAAGTGGACTTGCGCAGCATCTCGGCGCCTCGCTGGACGCGCGTTGCGACGGCTTCGTCGCGCTGAATACCGGACTCATGAACGACGGCCTCCATCTCCGCGTGGACCAGGGCGTGCGCGTGGCGGACCCCGTACACATCCTTCATGTGTCCACGGGCAAGGGCGCGCCGACAATGTCCCACCCGCGCCACCTGATCGTCGCGGGTGCGGGCGCCTCGCTGACCGTCGTGGAGGAGTTCGTGTCGGAAGGCGGGGAGAAGGCGTTTACCAACGCGGCTACGGAAATCGTGGCCGAAGCCGGGAGCGCGGTCCGGCACTACCGCCTGGTTCGCGAGAACCCGCAGAGCTTTCATCTGGCCACGCTTGCCGCGCGTCAGTTTGAGGATAGTCTCGTGGAGGCCCATGTCGCACTACTCGGGGGTGCGCTGGCACGCTGCGACATTCGGCCCATGCTTCTCGGCGAACGGTGCCGGACGCTGGTGAACGGTGTCGGTTTCGGTTCGGGGAACCAACGGCATGATCTGAGAGTCCGCGTCGGGCATTCCCGCCCCCACGGAGAGAGCCGACAGTACTACCGGAGCGTTCTGGCCGACCGCGCCCGCAGCGTGTTCACCGGGCGGATTGTGGTCGATGAAGGGGCGCAGAAGACGGATGCCGTACAGACGAATCGCAATCTCCTGCTTTCGGAAGACGCGGTCGCCCGGGCGCATCCGCAGCTTGAGATCTTCGCCGATGATGTCAAGTGCACGCACGGCGCGACCATCGGAGAACTGGACGCCGAAGCGATCTTCTACCTGCGATCGCGAGGGATCCCGGAAGCACAGGCCCGCCGACTCCTTGTGTACTCCTTCGCGGGGGAGATTCTGGACCGGATGGAGGTGGATCCCGTGAGAGAAACCCTGCGCGCGCTTCTGGAGAGCCGCGTATCAGAGGCCCTCGATCCGGGAGGTGACCAGTGA
- a CDS encoding cysteine desulfurase encodes MQRSCFGPGGEPVPRCDPERIRQDFPLLANPPDGRPLVYLDSAATTQKPQAVIDAVNRFYTTSNSNVHRGVHRLSQKATEAYESARSAVGRLIGSPSQEGLVFVRGATEGINLVAQSWGRPNLNSGDEILVTEMEHHSNIVPWQILCEQTGAILKVAPIDDRGDILREEFTGLLSDRTRIVSIAHVSNALGTVNPVRELVALAHDAGAVVMIDGAQAAGHMPVSIGDLDCDFYVLSGHKMMGPTGIGVLYGRPELLEAMPPYQGGGDMIRSVTFEKTIYNDIPYRFEAGTPNIAGAVGLGAAVGYLEEIGWECVESRERDLVEYATHRMAEVEGLRIIGTARVKSSVVSFILEDVHPHDIGTILDHDGIAIRTGHHCAQPVMERFGVPATARASFSVYNTRADVDALLGGLERVIEMYRRGG; translated from the coding sequence ATCCAGCGGTCCTGTTTCGGCCCGGGGGGGGAACCCGTACCGCGGTGCGATCCCGAGCGGATCCGGCAGGACTTCCCACTGCTTGCGAACCCGCCGGACGGTCGGCCCCTGGTCTATCTGGACTCGGCAGCGACCACACAAAAGCCGCAGGCGGTGATCGATGCCGTGAATCGGTTCTACACGACCAGCAATTCCAATGTTCATCGGGGTGTGCATCGCCTGAGTCAGAAGGCCACGGAAGCGTACGAGTCTGCACGAAGCGCGGTGGGCCGCCTCATCGGTTCGCCGTCACAGGAGGGGCTTGTGTTCGTCCGGGGCGCGACGGAAGGCATCAATCTTGTTGCGCAGTCCTGGGGCCGGCCGAATCTCAACTCCGGCGACGAGATTCTCGTCACGGAGATGGAGCATCACTCCAACATCGTGCCGTGGCAGATCCTGTGCGAGCAGACGGGGGCGATCCTGAAGGTCGCGCCCATCGACGATCGTGGAGACATCCTCCGGGAGGAGTTCACCGGCCTTCTCAGCGACCGGACGCGCATCGTTTCCATCGCCCATGTCTCCAACGCGCTCGGGACGGTGAATCCCGTCCGGGAACTGGTGGCCCTGGCCCATGACGCCGGTGCGGTCGTTATGATCGACGGGGCCCAGGCTGCCGGGCACATGCCGGTTTCGATCGGGGATCTGGATTGCGATTTCTATGTGCTCTCCGGACACAAGATGATGGGGCCGACCGGAATCGGTGTGCTCTACGGGCGCCCGGAACTGCTGGAAGCCATGCCGCCGTATCAGGGCGGGGGGGACATGATTCGATCCGTCACCTTCGAAAAGACGATCTACAACGACATCCCGTACCGCTTCGAGGCCGGGACTCCGAACATCGCCGGTGCGGTGGGGCTGGGAGCGGCCGTCGGTTATCTGGAGGAGATCGGCTGGGAGTGCGTGGAGTCTCGCGAGCGGGATCTTGTGGAGTATGCCACGCACCGAATGGCGGAGGTGGAAGGGTTGCGCATCATCGGAACCGCGCGGGTGAAGTCGAGCGTGGTCTCGTTCATCTTGGAAGATGTTCACCCGCACGACATCGGCACCATCCTCGATCATGACGGCATTGCCATCCGCACCGGCCACCACTGCGCGCAGCCCGTCATGGAACGGTTTGGGGTGCCCGCTACCGCGCGCGCGTCGTTTTCGGTCTACAATACGCGGGCGGATGTGGACGCTCTCCTGGGAGGGCTCGAACGGGTGATCGAGATGTACCGGCGGGGGGGATGA
- a CDS encoding SUF system NifU family Fe-S cluster assembly protein yields the protein MESDLRDLYQEMIMDHGRSPRNVGDLPEADGTAEGYNPLCGDRIRVQVKLDPEGGVEDIRFSGSACTICTASASMMTDCVKGKSSEEARRLFEEFRGLVAPEEVAASEGALPAKLSVFAGVREFPIRIKCAVLPWHTMKAAMEEESGEVTTE from the coding sequence ATGGAGTCGGATCTTCGGGATCTCTATCAGGAGATGATCATGGATCATGGAAGAAGCCCCAGGAACGTCGGGGATCTTCCGGAAGCGGATGGCACCGCGGAGGGGTACAACCCGCTGTGCGGCGACCGCATCCGTGTGCAGGTGAAGCTGGATCCGGAGGGCGGCGTGGAGGACATCCGCTTCTCGGGTTCCGCCTGCACCATCTGCACGGCCTCGGCATCCATGATGACCGACTGCGTGAAGGGGAAGTCGTCGGAAGAGGCGCGTCGCCTGTTTGAGGAGTTTCGGGGTCTCGTGGCTCCGGAAGAAGTTGCGGCATCCGAAGGGGCACTCCCCGCGAAGCTCTCCGTGTTTGCGGGCGTACGGGAGTTCCCGATCCGCATCAAGTGCGCGGTGCTTCCATGGCACACGATGAAGGCCGCGATGGAAGAAGAGTCGGGAGAAGTCACCACGGAATGA
- a CDS encoding iron-sulfur cluster assembly protein — MTESGNRPSPQEMREKIVAALKTVFDPEIPVDIWEMGLVYRLDVTEDGVVSMEMTLTSPMCPVAESLPEEARQKAAQVEGVERVSMELVWEPPWGPDRMSESAKLALGMF, encoded by the coding sequence ATGACGGAAAGCGGAAACCGGCCATCTCCACAGGAGATGCGGGAGAAGATCGTGGCCGCCCTCAAGACGGTCTTCGATCCGGAGATTCCCGTGGACATCTGGGAGATGGGACTCGTGTACCGGCTGGATGTGACGGAAGACGGGGTGGTGTCCATGGAGATGACGCTGACTTCACCGATGTGCCCGGTGGCGGAATCGCTGCCGGAGGAAGCGCGCCAGAAAGCCGCGCAGGTTGAAGGCGTGGAGCGCGTCAGCATGGAACTGGTCTGGGAGCCACCGTGGGGACCGGATCGAATGTCGGAATCGGCGAAGCTGGCCCTGGGGATGTTCTGA
- a CDS encoding cysteine desulfurase family protein produces the protein MGANPPIYLDGHSTTRVDPRVLEAMIPFMERAYGNASSRTHALGREAMEAVDRAREQAAGLIGASPREILWTSGATESDNLAVLGAVRALRSRGDGVVTCVTEHKAVLDACAVLEREGCRVTRLPVDSCGVLDLDRLADALDGRTVLVSIMAANNETGVLHPVGEIASIVHERSPALFHTDAAQAAGRVALDVEAARIDLLSLSAHKIHGPKGTGALFVRRRRPTVRLEPLTHGGGQERGMRSGTLNVPGIIGMGEALAMAAECGEAESVRIRELRDQLHERLLADLDGVHLNGHTERRLPGSLNVSFDGVDAEELLVGLPEVAVSTGAACASASIEASHVLRSMDLPEGRARSSVRFGVGRFNTREEIDRVAERVVDRVRRLRSGRGQVVGGESGGMM, from the coding sequence ATGGGCGCGAACCCTCCGATCTACCTGGACGGGCACTCCACCACTCGCGTCGATCCGCGTGTCCTGGAAGCGATGATCCCCTTCATGGAGCGCGCCTACGGGAACGCGTCCAGTCGTACGCACGCCCTCGGCCGCGAGGCCATGGAGGCGGTGGATCGTGCCCGGGAGCAGGCGGCGGGGCTCATCGGCGCTTCCCCGCGGGAGATCCTCTGGACGAGCGGCGCCACCGAGAGCGACAACCTTGCGGTCCTGGGTGCGGTCCGCGCTCTTCGTTCGCGCGGAGACGGGGTCGTGACTTGTGTCACCGAACACAAGGCTGTTCTCGATGCCTGCGCGGTTCTGGAGCGGGAGGGCTGTCGGGTGACGCGTCTGCCCGTGGACTCCTGCGGCGTGCTGGATCTGGATCGCCTTGCAGATGCTCTCGACGGGCGGACCGTGCTCGTCTCGATCATGGCCGCGAACAACGAGACGGGCGTGCTGCACCCGGTGGGGGAGATCGCGAGCATTGTCCATGAGCGCTCTCCTGCGCTCTTCCACACGGATGCGGCGCAGGCGGCGGGACGCGTCGCGCTCGATGTCGAAGCGGCCCGGATTGATCTCCTGTCGCTCTCCGCGCACAAGATCCACGGGCCGAAGGGAACGGGGGCGCTCTTCGTGCGCCGTCGTCGGCCGACCGTTCGTCTGGAACCGCTGACGCACGGCGGAGGACAGGAACGCGGGATGCGCTCCGGGACGCTGAATGTCCCGGGGATCATCGGCATGGGAGAGGCGCTGGCGATGGCGGCGGAATGCGGGGAGGCCGAGTCGGTGCGAATCCGGGAACTGCGCGACCAACTGCACGAGCGGCTCCTCGCGGATCTCGACGGCGTCCACCTCAATGGGCATACGGAGCGGCGCCTGCCGGGCAGCCTGAATGTCTCGTTTGACGGGGTGGATGCGGAAGAACTGCTCGTCGGTCTTCCGGAAGTGGCCGTTTCCACGGGGGCGGCCTGCGCGTCGGCCAGCATCGAGGCGAGCCATGTCCTTCGCTCGATGGATCTGCCCGAGGGACGAGCGCGCTCCTCGGTTCGGTTCGGCGTGGGGCGGTTCAACACGCGGGAGGAAATCGATCGCGTGGCGGAGAGGGTCGTGGACCGCGTGCGGCGGCTTCGCAGCGGTCGCGGTCAGGTTGTGGGCGGTGAATCCGGAGGGATGATGTGA
- a CDS encoding iron-sulfur cluster assembly accessory protein has product MSGAEVMTITAMAARIIQEKADRYGTPGSPLRVKVVDGGCSGMSYHMEFDPHAPRDGDAVVERDGATVVVDEHSAEYLRGSELDFQRTLMEQRFVWTNPNATGTCGCGESFSVLVSPPDPADPASRNDRCRSRRP; this is encoded by the coding sequence GTGAGCGGAGCAGAGGTGATGACCATTACCGCGATGGCAGCCCGGATCATTCAGGAGAAGGCGGACCGATACGGAACACCGGGAAGTCCCCTTCGGGTGAAGGTGGTCGACGGGGGGTGCTCCGGAATGAGTTACCACATGGAGTTCGATCCGCACGCGCCCCGGGACGGGGATGCGGTCGTGGAGCGCGACGGGGCCACCGTTGTCGTGGACGAGCATTCCGCCGAATACCTGCGTGGCTCCGAACTGGACTTTCAGCGGACGCTGATGGAGCAGCGGTTTGTCTGGACCAACCCGAACGCTACGGGAACCTGCGGATGCGGCGAGTCCTTCTCCGTGCTGGTCAGTCCACCGGACCCAGCGGATCCAGCGTCACGGAACGATAGATGTCGGTCGCGGCGGCCTTGA
- a CDS encoding DNA polymerase IV produces the protein MSTRRPLRCVAHVDVDAFFASVEQLRNPRLRGKPVAVGSGVIASCSYEARAFGCHAGQPLSSARRACPGLVVLDGSAAVYAAFGDRVFAVCRRFSPQLETHLDEAVLELTGTERLWGDARAVAERIRREVRRETGLAVTVGLGRNRLVARVATRLAKPDGVGLMEPGTEAARIGALAVAELPGVGPNTSAVLAELGIRSVRDLRRLSREELATLFGTRGGALYERCRGRDSRAVTPREVPRSISRETSFHSPVTDAAKIRAMLHYLVERAGRTTRDLGLRARTVAVHVRASGGRRVSASHSLAQPEATDRAFFAAADRLFARTRPHRVALRAVGVSLSRLVPEGPTQLDLLDHGAVEIAEDLACGVDAVRRRFGQGALVVGPSVSLLSAFPCDADGFVLRTPSLTQ, from the coding sequence ATGAGCACTCGCCGACCTCTCCGTTGCGTCGCCCATGTGGATGTAGACGCCTTCTTCGCATCGGTGGAGCAGCTGCGCAATCCCAGGCTGCGCGGCAAGCCGGTGGCGGTGGGGTCGGGGGTGATTGCGAGTTGCTCGTACGAGGCGCGGGCGTTCGGGTGCCACGCGGGCCAGCCGTTGTCTTCGGCGCGGCGCGCGTGCCCGGGGCTGGTCGTGCTGGACGGAAGCGCCGCCGTGTATGCGGCGTTTGGGGATCGCGTGTTTGCCGTGTGCCGTCGCTTTTCACCGCAACTGGAGACGCATCTCGACGAGGCCGTTCTGGAGCTGACGGGCACCGAGCGTCTGTGGGGTGACGCCCGGGCCGTGGCGGAACGCATTCGCCGGGAAGTGCGCCGGGAGACGGGGCTTGCGGTCACGGTCGGTCTGGGACGCAATCGCCTGGTCGCGCGGGTGGCCACTCGTCTTGCGAAGCCGGACGGCGTGGGCCTGATGGAGCCGGGGACGGAGGCCGCACGGATCGGTGCGCTGGCCGTGGCGGAACTGCCGGGTGTGGGACCGAATACCAGCGCTGTTCTTGCGGAGTTGGGCATACGGAGCGTCAGGGACTTGCGTCGTCTCAGCCGGGAGGAACTGGCGACGCTTTTCGGCACGCGCGGCGGGGCGCTCTACGAGCGGTGCCGCGGGCGTGACTCGCGTGCGGTAACCCCGCGCGAGGTGCCGCGGAGCATCTCGCGGGAGACGAGCTTCCATTCGCCGGTGACCGACGCCGCAAAGATCCGCGCCATGCTGCACTACCTCGTGGAGCGTGCGGGGCGAACCACGCGGGACCTGGGCCTTCGCGCGCGCACCGTGGCGGTTCATGTGCGTGCATCCGGCGGGCGACGCGTGAGTGCCTCCCATTCGCTGGCGCAACCCGAAGCGACCGATCGTGCCTTCTTCGCCGCAGCCGACCGGCTCTTCGCGCGTACCCGTCCGCATCGAGTGGCGCTGCGGGCAGTGGGCGTGTCGCTGTCGCGGCTTGTTCCGGAGGGGCCGACGCAGCTGGACCTGCTGGACCATGGAGCCGTCGAGATCGCGGAGGATCTGGCTTGCGGCGTCGATGCAGTGCGCCGCCGGTTCGGGCAGGGAGCCCTCGTTGTGGGCCCGTCGGTGTCACTTCTGTCGGCTTTCCCCTGCGACGCAGACGGCTTCGTCCTGCGAACGCCCAGCCTCACGCAGTGA
- a CDS encoding DNA polymerase III subunit alpha, with the protein MTFAPLRVHSHHSLLWGTASPRRLVEAAADLGCKTLALTDRDSVAGLVEFLDAAEEHGVRALVGAEITGEHPMLLLARDSSGYESMCRVVTDRKTAAVFDPASSLAEAPGGVHVVCGRPDTARALADVVERGSLWVDLPARGRRGIAPVALRRAAVQLGVGLVATGRVSLGSCADAGAHAVLRASAEGRLVGDSPLAGYAQGADVLGRPESMGRGWEDAPDALLANRRVADSCSVELRRGTPVFPRAPMPRGITAGEHLRSRCLEGLRSRGAAPNGEVLRRLNHELDVIGRLGFADYFVIVGDIVRAARASGIPTVGRGSGAGSLVSWALGITNVNPLRYGLMFERFLHEGRADCPDLDIDLCWKGRDRVIDHVYRTYGRDRVAMISTHVLFHPRSAFREAARAHGVPVARVNRLSRLLPSAWEDGGVARAVRADPALARAFGAEDPQMAKVLEVADALEGLPRHLGIHSGGIVIGDRPLVAYTGMERASKGIIVTQYEMRSIERVGLVKIDLLGNRALSTLRETAAFVERSRGVRVDLDRVPDGHAGAARLLGAGETLGAFQIESPGVRNLLRQLQPVDLDGVIAALSLIRPGPAGSGMKDLYIARAHGETPVTWHDGRLRAVLAESHGILLYEEDVIRVASVIAGISPGDADGLRRAIARAESDPERDSLGRWFVERAVRNGTDLAAARAVWKELARFGAYAFCKAHAAGYGVLAYLSVVMKADYPVEFTAALLNHHQGMYPLRVHVEEARRRGVRILGPCVQHSQAGATVEDGSVRLGISGVAGVSDRTVHAVVSIGERSAERRYTGMADLLRRARPSFPEASALVRCGACDAFGENRSVLAWRLRASSGRRTKRPSPTAPGLFDAACPVLPDRAPDLPAPDVRERAAAETELLGFPLEAHALAACARELRQEGVTAAARLAGRAGRRARVAGIPATRRTVAARGGRRMLFLTLEDDTGLVECTLFPDVYRRHRELARSGRAVVASGRVEDRRGALTLVVDGLRALEQADRPQVTEESSQNARSSERSYPG; encoded by the coding sequence ATGACCTTCGCTCCGCTGCGGGTTCACAGCCACCACTCGCTCTTGTGGGGCACCGCGTCGCCGCGGCGGCTCGTCGAAGCGGCAGCGGATCTGGGGTGCAAGACGCTTGCGCTGACGGATCGGGACAGCGTCGCGGGGCTGGTGGAGTTTCTGGACGCCGCGGAGGAACACGGCGTGCGCGCGCTCGTGGGGGCGGAGATTACCGGAGAGCATCCCATGCTTCTTCTGGCGCGGGACTCCTCGGGGTACGAGTCCATGTGCCGTGTCGTCACGGACCGGAAGACTGCCGCCGTATTCGACCCGGCGTCGTCGCTGGCCGAAGCCCCCGGTGGAGTGCATGTCGTGTGCGGGCGGCCGGACACGGCGCGTGCACTGGCGGATGTGGTGGAGCGGGGTTCGCTCTGGGTGGATCTCCCCGCGCGGGGAAGGCGGGGCATCGCGCCGGTCGCTCTGCGGCGCGCGGCCGTGCAGCTCGGAGTCGGGCTTGTCGCGACCGGTCGTGTGTCACTGGGCAGTTGCGCGGATGCGGGGGCGCATGCGGTTCTCCGCGCGTCGGCGGAGGGGCGTCTCGTGGGAGACAGCCCCCTTGCCGGGTATGCGCAAGGGGCGGATGTCCTCGGGCGGCCGGAGAGCATGGGTCGGGGCTGGGAAGACGCTCCGGACGCGCTTCTTGCGAACCGGCGCGTGGCCGATTCGTGTTCGGTGGAGCTTCGACGCGGCACGCCGGTCTTTCCGCGCGCTCCCATGCCTCGGGGAATCACTGCGGGAGAGCATCTCCGAAGCCGGTGTCTCGAAGGACTGCGCTCGCGCGGCGCGGCTCCGAACGGAGAGGTGCTGCGCCGTCTGAATCACGAACTGGATGTCATCGGGCGCCTGGGCTTTGCAGACTACTTTGTGATCGTGGGGGACATTGTGCGGGCGGCCCGCGCATCGGGCATCCCCACGGTCGGGCGTGGCTCCGGGGCCGGCTCGCTCGTGTCGTGGGCGCTGGGCATCACGAATGTGAACCCGCTGCGCTACGGCCTGATGTTCGAGCGGTTTCTGCACGAGGGGCGGGCCGACTGCCCGGATCTGGACATCGACCTGTGCTGGAAGGGTCGGGATCGCGTCATTGATCATGTGTACAGAACCTACGGGCGGGACCGGGTCGCCATGATCTCGACGCATGTGCTGTTCCACCCGCGTTCCGCCTTCCGCGAGGCGGCTCGTGCGCACGGGGTTCCCGTGGCGCGGGTGAACCGGCTTTCACGACTTCTGCCGTCCGCATGGGAAGATGGCGGGGTCGCGCGCGCCGTCCGTGCCGATCCCGCGCTGGCCCGCGCGTTCGGCGCGGAAGATCCGCAGATGGCGAAGGTGCTGGAGGTCGCGGACGCGCTGGAAGGGCTTCCGCGACACCTGGGGATTCACAGTGGCGGAATCGTGATCGGGGACCGGCCGCTCGTCGCGTATACGGGAATGGAGCGTGCGTCGAAGGGGATCATCGTCACGCAATATGAGATGCGCTCGATTGAGCGCGTCGGCCTGGTGAAGATCGACCTTCTCGGGAACCGCGCTCTCTCCACATTGCGTGAGACCGCCGCGTTTGTGGAGCGCTCACGGGGAGTGCGCGTGGATCTCGATCGCGTTCCGGACGGGCACGCGGGAGCGGCCCGCCTGCTTGGGGCGGGGGAGACACTGGGCGCGTTTCAGATCGAGTCCCCCGGAGTCCGGAACCTGCTTCGCCAGCTTCAGCCGGTGGACCTCGACGGGGTGATTGCGGCGCTGTCGCTCATTCGACCCGGCCCCGCCGGATCCGGCATGAAGGACCTCTACATTGCGCGGGCGCATGGAGAGACGCCCGTGACCTGGCACGACGGCCGCCTTCGCGCCGTCCTGGCCGAGAGCCACGGCATCCTCCTCTACGAAGAAGATGTGATTCGTGTCGCGTCCGTGATCGCGGGGATCAGCCCCGGAGACGCCGACGGGCTTCGCCGGGCCATCGCCCGGGCGGAGTCGGACCCGGAGCGGGACTCGCTGGGTCGCTGGTTTGTGGAGCGCGCCGTGCGAAACGGAACGGACCTCGCTGCCGCGCGCGCGGTGTGGAAGGAACTGGCACGGTTTGGCGCCTACGCCTTCTGCAAGGCGCACGCTGCCGGGTATGGTGTGCTGGCGTACCTGTCCGTCGTCATGAAGGCGGACTACCCGGTGGAGTTCACGGCCGCGCTTCTCAATCATCATCAGGGAATGTACCCGCTGCGCGTTCATGTGGAAGAGGCACGCCGACGCGGTGTGCGCATTCTGGGTCCCTGCGTGCAGCACTCTCAGGCGGGGGCTACCGTGGAAGACGGCAGCGTCCGCCTGGGGATCAGCGGGGTCGCGGGCGTGTCGGACCGAACCGTGCACGCGGTGGTCTCCATCGGTGAGCGTTCGGCGGAGCGCCGATACACGGGCATGGCGGACCTGCTCCGCCGCGCGCGTCCGTCTTTCCCGGAAGCGTCGGCCCTCGTGCGGTGCGGGGCGTGCGACGCATTCGGCGAGAATCGATCCGTACTGGCATGGCGACTTCGGGCGTCATCCGGACGACGAACGAAGCGGCCGTCTCCGACCGCGCCCGGCCTGTTCGACGCGGCGTGCCCGGTACTCCCGGATCGCGCACCAGATCTCCCGGCGCCCGATGTCCGGGAGCGGGCGGCCGCAGAAACCGAACTCCTGGGATTCCCGCTGGAAGCGCACGCGCTGGCCGCGTGCGCGCGCGAGCTTCGTCAAGAGGGGGTCACTGCCGCGGCGCGTCTTGCCGGGCGAGCCGGGCGGCGCGCACGAGTCGCGGGGATTCCGGCCACACGGCGAACGGTGGCGGCGCGCGGCGGACGCCGGATGCTCTTCCTCACGCTGGAGGACGACACCGGTCTGGTGGAGTGCACGCTCTTTCCGGATGTGTATCGCCGCCACCGGGAACTGGCGCGTTCCGGGCGAGCGGTGGTGGCATCGGGTCGCGTGGAGGACCGGCGGGGAGCCCTCACGCTGGTCGTGGACGGGCTCCGGGCGCTGGAACAGGCGGACAGGCCACAGGTTACGGAAGAAAGCTCACAAAACGCGCGAAGTTCGGAACGCTCGTATCCCGGATGA